A region of Amblyraja radiata isolate CabotCenter1 chromosome 22, sAmbRad1.1.pri, whole genome shotgun sequence DNA encodes the following proteins:
- the c22h16orf91 gene encoding protein CCSMST1 encodes MMTVRCGILVRNLHAFPSSNRHLFGTSFAGCRQYNSTRAFSTAPHDQKSSLKEIENEEDGAIKFSTSKASGSVWSVEKALGGGHQKPWWKVLPLSLAAIAFLVWCILRKETEVDKIMGQTLSDHFPDLILSEAEPEEDAKKPNKTT; translated from the exons ATGATGACGGTGCGGTGTGGGATTTTAGTGCGGAATTTACATGCTTTTCCATCCTCAAACCGACACCTATTTGGAACGAGTTTTGCCGGGTGCAG ACAATACAATTCGACAAGAGCCTTCTCTACAGCTCCACATGACCAAAAATCATCACTTAAGGAAATTGAGAATGAAGAAGATGGAGCCATAAAATTTAGCACCAGTAAGGCAAGCGGTTCTGTCTGGTCTGTGGAGAAAGCACTGGGCGGTGGTCATCAAAAACCTTGGTGGAAGGTTCTTCCCCTCAGTCTGGCTGCAATTGCTTTTTTAGTTTGGTGCATCCTTAGGAAAGAAACTGAAGTTGATAAAATCATGGGACAAACTTTGAGTGACCATTTTCCTGATCTCATACTCTCCGAGGCTGAGCCAGAGGAAGATGCCAAGAAACCAAACAAAACAACATAA